The sequence GCTGCTCGGCGGACTGGAACGCGAGCAGCGCGTGGCCCGACGCGGTATCGACGAGCCCGACGCGCGAGCCGAGCTTCACCGACATCCCCCAGATGCCGGGCCCGTCGACCTGCGCGATCACGAGCAGGTTGCCCCGATCGTAGACGGACAGATGGCACGACTGCTCGGCCGCGTCCGCGAAGCGCTGCATCGGCGGCAGCGCCTCCGCGATCAGCCGGTGCATCGGCGGATGCCGGTGCGCGAGCGCATACAGCTTCAGGCTCAGCGAATAACGGTCGCCGCCGGGCGAGCGGATCACGTACTGGCGCGCGACGAGCCGCTCGAGCATCCGGTAGATCTCGCTCGCGTTGCGCCCGAGCTCCTTCGTGATCTCCGTGCGCGTCAGGCCGTCCTTGCGCTCGGACAGCAGCTCGAGGATGTCGAGCCCCTTGTCGAGCGCCGGCGCGCGGTAGCGGTCCGCGTCGTCGAGATCCTGCGGTTCGTCGGCGGGGCCGGCCGGTCGGGGTTTCCTGG is a genomic window of Burkholderia mallei ATCC 23344 containing:
- a CDS encoding IclR family transcriptional regulator translates to MNARKPRPAGPADEPQDLDDADRYRAPALDKGLDILELLSERKDGLTRTEITKELGRNASEIYRMLERLVARQYVIRSPGGDRYSLSLKLYALAHRHPPMHRLIAEALPPMQRFADAAEQSCHLSVYDRGNLLVIAQVDGPGIWGMSVKLGSRVGLVDTASGHALLAFQSAEQRAHMLTEHTKVKGEQPLAARNLDARVDAIRAAGHVRQDSRQLFGVTDITYPILGPAGHAIAVLTCPYIRRIDAYVAPPIDEVVALLRATAAGLSMVGEAAV